DNA sequence from the Chitinophaga flava genome:
GGAAGCGGGTCATAGTACAGGTAACCATACACACAACCATCTCAATGGCTGGAAAACCAATACAGACAAGTATATTGAGAATATCCTCGAAGCCAGGAAATATATCAGCACCAACCTCTTCCGCCCGCCTTACGGAAGGATCACCCCTTTTCAGATCAAACAACTGAAAAAGACTATTCCTGGTATCAAAATCATCATGTGGGATGTACTCAGCGCCGACTTCGACCAGGATATTAACGGAGAAGCCTGCGTACAGAATGTGGTGTTTAAAATGCAGCCTGGCTCTATCGTTGTATTTCACGATAGTACCAAAGCCTGGGACCGCCTTTCCTACGCTTTACCCCGTGTACTGGAATATTGCAAAAAACAAGGCTACAACGTAGCTGCTATCAAATAAAAAACCCAGGGCTGAAGCCCTGGGCTAAGATTGTTGTTATTGAGTGTTGGAGATTATTTTAAAATGATTTCTTTCACTTTATCGCCATTAACGGTGATGGTGGCTTTGTTGTCACATACGCCGTTGCCATAGTCGATAATACCAGAGAGGTTGCCTAAAGCTACCTGCAGCTTGCCCTGGCTTACCCATTGGCAGGCAGTTGCTTTCACCAGCGGAGTTTGAGTAGTGAAAGTAGCGCTACCGGCAGGACCACCTTTTTCGTAGTTGATGGAAGCGGTGCCTTCCACGTTATATACGTTGTCGTTAGGAGTTGGCGTGCCTGCACCAGCAGTTTGTTTAACAGTTTTTTTGCTGGTAT
Encoded proteins:
- a CDS encoding polysaccharide deacetylase family protein, which codes for MFYLTKTPGILKALYKSCIWDLSPANNTVYLTFDDGPHPEATPFILEQLKKYNAQGTFFCIGKNVVEHPDIYQQILEAGHSTGNHTHNHLNGWKTNTDKYIENILEARKYISTNLFRPPYGRITPFQIKQLKKTIPGIKIIMWDVLSADFDQDINGEACVQNVVFKMQPGSIVVFHDSTKAWDRLSYALPRVLEYCKKQGYNVAAIK